A window from Salvelinus sp. IW2-2015 linkage group LG5, ASM291031v2, whole genome shotgun sequence encodes these proteins:
- the LOC111964176 gene encoding U4/U6.U5 tri-snRNP-associated protein 1 — MGSSKKHKEKGRDKDKDAEERGHREHKKHRHKDRERDKERDSNREREKRKRSRSKERSGRGSERDGRSKGERSTGEPRVKKEKVEPGCEGTEIAPQSASGDASLTIEETNKLRAKLGLKPLEMTDTTKELGTKEQPIVAETINPVYIKQQKEMREKLAALKEKRLLNKKLGKVKTLAEEDWLDDTVAWVERSRKMAKEKELAEKRAKLLQEMDEEFGVSNLVEEEFGQTNKAAYSSRDLKGLTVQHKMESFNEGETVILTLQDKGVLDEEGGDVLVNVGLVDKENAEKNVELKKKKPDYKAYEEDESVDDMVTFKPRTVLGKYDEEIDGEKKKSFRLSKGGCAEGERERELLAIRETLRNQAQSLEMPALAIASEYYTPQEMVGFKKTKQRVRKIRKKEKALPDELQLDDTRNTDFGSRARGRGRKQLDEEGQEGVKERVIIPGLDVPQQSDDIRMADMDISDDENFTPPDPAVLEEDEAEQELQKQLEKQRKLKQKQLLKNSGEKVAEQVRGLARGDDSDDEEDKNNLNIVFNATSEFCRTLGDIPTYGLSGNREDQEDIMDFEQEAERDGAGGSDSDGDENVGWSIVNVDEEQKQPDFATASTTILDEEPIVNSGLAAALALCKNKGLLDTQMQKISRVRAPTGALPNDNYSIEDKMTIDDKYSRREEYRGFTQDFKEKDAYKPDVKIEYVDESGRKLTPKEAFRQLSHRFHGKGSGKMKTERRMKKLEEEALLKKMSSSDTPLGTVALLQEKQKSQKTPYIVLSGSGKSMNANNITK; from the exons ATGGGTTCGTCGAAAAAACACAAGGAAAAGGGCCGTGATAAAGATAAGGATGCCGAAGAACGTGGTCACCGCGAACACAAAAAACACCGTCATAAGGACCGGGAGAGGGACAAGGAACGAGATAGCAACCGAGAGCGGGAGAAAAGGAAACGGTCCAGATCGAAGGAAAGGAGTGGACGGGGTTCCGAGAGAGACGGTCGCAGTAAAGGGGAGAGGAGTACTGGGGAGCCTCGCGTAAAGAAAGAAAAAGTGGAGCCCGGATGTGAGGGCACAG AAATTGCACCACAGTCTGCAAGTGGAGATGCCTCGCTTACCATTGAAGAGACAAA CAAGCTGAGGGCCAAGCTTGGTCTGAAGCCTCTGGAAATGACTGACACCACTAAAG AGCTCGGCACGAAGGAGCAGCCAATTGTTGCAGAGACGATCAACCCAGTGTACATTAAACAGCAGAAAGAGATGCGGGAGAAACTGGCAGCTCTGAAGGAAAAGAGGCTCCTCAATAAGAAACTGGG GAAAGTGAAGACCTTAGCAGAAGAAGACTGGCTGGATGACACTGTTGCCTGGGTTGAGAGGAGCCGGAAGATGGCCAAAGAGAAAGAACTGGCAGAGAAGAGA GCCAAGCTTCTACAGGAGATGGATGAGGAGTTTGGTGTGAGCAATCTGGTGGAGGAGGAGTTTGGACAGACCAACAAG GCCGCTTACAGCTCTCGGGACCTAAAGGGTCTCACTGTGCAGCACAAGATGGAGTCATTTAATGAAGGGGAGACTGTCATTCTTACACTGCAAGACAAAG GTGTGCTTGATGAAGAGGGGGGCGATGTTCTTGTAAATGTGGGTctggtggacaaagaaaatgcTGAGAAGAATGTGGAGttgaagaagaaaaagcctgatTACAAAGCCTATGAAGAGGACGAGAGTGTGGATGACATGGTTACG TTCAAGCCGCGCACTGTGCTGGGCAAGTATGATGAGGAGATtgatggagagaagaagaagagtttCCGGCTGAGCAAAGGGGGCTGTGCTGAGGGGGAACGGGAACGGGAGCTCCTGGCCATCAGGGAGACCCTGAGGAACCAGGCCCAGTCCCTGGAGATGCCTGCTCTCGCTATTGCCTCAGAGTACTACACACCCCAGGAGATG GTGGGCTTTAAGAAGACCAAGCAGCGCGTCAGGAAGATCAGGAAGAAGGAGAAGGCATTGCCTGATGAGCTCCAATTAGACGACACACGCAACACCGACTTTGGCTCCAG gGCTCGGGGTCGGGGTCGCAAGCAGTTGGATGAGGAGGGCCAGGAAGGGGTGAAGGAGCGTGTTATCATACCGGGACTAGATGTACCCCAACAGTCAGATGACATCAGGATGGCGGACATGGACATCAGTGACGATG AGAACTTCACCCCCCCTGATCCGGCTGTGCTGGAGGAGGACGAGGCAGAGCAGGAGCTGCAAAAGCAGCTGGAGAAACAGCGAAAACTCAAACAGAAACAACTGCTCAAAAACTCTGGGGAAAAG GTGGCAGAGCAGGTCCGAGGGCTTGCAAGAGGGGACGACAGTGACGATGAAGAAGACAAGAACAACCTGAACATTGTGTTCAACGCCACCTCTGAGTTCTGCAGAACTCTGGGTGACATCCCCACCTACGGCCTGTCGGGAAACCGAGAGGACCAGGAGGACATCATG GATTTCGAGCAGGAGGCGGAGAGAGACGGCGCTGGCGGTTCAGACTCCGATGGGGATGAGAATGTTGGCTGGAGCATCGTCAATGTGGATGAGGAGCAGAAGCAGCCTGAT TTCGCCACAGCCTCGACCACCATCCTGGATGAAGAACCCATTGTCAACTCTGGGCTGGCTGCTGCCTTGGCGCTCTGCAAGAATAAGG GTCTCTTGGACACTCAAATGCAGAAGATATCCCGTGTCCGTGCACCTACCGGTGCCCTGCCCAATGATAACTACAGCATTGAGGACAAGAT GACTATAGATGACAAGTACAGTCGGAGGGAGGAATATAGAGGCTTCACCCAGGACTTCAAGGAGAAGGACGCCTACAAGCCAGACGTCAAGATTGAGTATGTGGATGAATCTGGACGGAAGCTCACTCCCAAAGAG GCTTTCCGGCAGCTCTCACATCGGTTCCATGGGAAGGGGTCTGGCAAGATGAAGACTGAGAGGAGGATGAAAAAGCTGGAAGAGGAAGCG CTGCTGAAGAAGATGAGCAGTAGTGATACCCCTCTAGGAACTGTCGCTTTGCTTCAGGAGAAACAGAAGTCACAGAAAACCCCCTACATTGTTCTGAGTGGGAGTGGGAAGAGCATGAATGC AAACAACATCACCAAATAG